A single genomic interval of Neisseria leonii harbors:
- the cas10 gene encoding type III-A CRISPR-associated protein Cas10/Csm1 gives MLNATARVAFAAYLHDLGKFAERARLEVPEDKLQTHVQLYCSREGKPGRQYTHKHAAYTALAWDVLGQQIPDLVHGNMYPFADRAAGGDQTDSLLNVSAMCHTPETFLQGIIATADRVASGFDRETFEHYSHSNDSALNTGGRQTGKNHYQVRLLSLFEQITLHPTARSLDHAGLDYCYPLKALSPKSVFPRRRDEVEPGDNERARAEYRDLWQGFLQALQAIPASHRQNWDLWLDHFDTLWQTYTHAIPAATAFGVKPEVSLYDHSKTTAALAAALWRWHEAEGQTGDAAAQTLKNRSDWGVQKILLIQGDFFGIQNFIFASGSQTNKRAAKLLRGRSFQVSLFAELAALKVLRACHLPPVSQILNAAGKFMIVAPNTAEVRTAVEAVKREINDWFIAHSFGQVGMGLSVQAASCHDFVEKLRFAELVKQSFAVLEQAKLQRFDLTAAAPAVLNADYSSGVCSYNRQLPAEMETEGVAAARLSQDQITLGSLLTRQNRILVLPEGGKVHAGVHTVKLHLPVFGLHIAFTAEEDTSGKFGRLAADGSLWRCWDFSLPETVNGSVWHGYARRYINAYVPHFADNDEWLMQKYSPVQEDIGQETVKAAEPKTFNHLACEDRTSEDGQHFVGKVAIAALKGDVDNLGTIFQQGLQAPTFAKMAALSRQMNHFFSLWLPAYCAEHYPNIYTVFAGGDDFFLIGPWLQTQKLAAAMRQAFGHYVAGNAQISFSAGISITKPGLPLGRLAAGAEEALDAAKSFVHRQYGQKNSICVYSTGVSWHEWPEIEAAAGRIGELKEAYGLSSGFIYDMLQFCRAAGEERKGNIAAGMWRSRLAYRIRRYVNDNKCISSKNNAYAQLTEAFYQNGIERLEAKYRIPLFNHFYLLRAK, from the coding sequence ATGTTGAATGCAACGGCAAGGGTCGCTTTTGCTGCCTATCTGCACGATTTGGGCAAGTTTGCAGAGCGGGCGCGGTTGGAGGTGCCGGAGGACAAGCTGCAAACTCATGTTCAGCTGTATTGCTCCCGTGAGGGTAAGCCCGGACGGCAATATACGCACAAGCATGCTGCTTATACGGCTTTGGCATGGGATGTTTTGGGGCAGCAGATACCCGATTTGGTGCATGGCAATATGTATCCTTTTGCCGATCGGGCAGCGGGCGGGGATCAGACCGACTCGCTGCTGAATGTCTCAGCCATGTGCCACACACCCGAGACCTTTCTGCAAGGGATTATCGCTACGGCAGACCGTGTTGCTTCGGGCTTTGATCGGGAAACATTTGAACATTACAGCCACAGCAATGATTCTGCTCTCAATACGGGTGGCCGCCAAACCGGCAAAAACCACTATCAGGTGCGCCTGTTGTCCCTGTTTGAGCAAATTACCCTTCATCCGACTGCCCGGTCTTTGGATCATGCGGGCTTAGATTATTGTTATCCGCTTAAAGCCTTGTCGCCAAAATCGGTATTTCCCCGGCGGCGTGATGAAGTCGAACCAGGTGATAACGAGCGGGCACGGGCCGAATACCGGGATTTGTGGCAGGGATTTTTACAGGCGTTGCAGGCGATTCCGGCATCCCACCGCCAAAATTGGGATTTATGGCTGGACCACTTCGATACCTTGTGGCAAACCTATACCCATGCTATTCCTGCCGCAACTGCCTTCGGCGTAAAACCCGAAGTGTCCCTGTACGATCACAGCAAAACCACAGCCGCATTGGCCGCTGCCCTGTGGCGTTGGCATGAGGCAGAAGGGCAAACCGGTGATGCGGCAGCACAGACACTGAAAAACCGCAGCGACTGGGGCGTGCAGAAAATTTTGCTGATTCAGGGCGATTTTTTCGGCATTCAAAATTTTATTTTTGCCTCAGGCAGCCAAACCAATAAGCGGGCCGCCAAATTGTTGCGCGGCCGCTCGTTTCAGGTGTCGCTGTTTGCCGAATTGGCGGCGTTGAAAGTGCTGCGTGCGTGCCATCTGCCGCCGGTTTCGCAAATTTTGAATGCCGCAGGAAAATTCATGATTGTTGCGCCGAATACAGCAGAAGTGCGTACTGCGGTAGAAGCGGTAAAACGCGAAATCAATGATTGGTTTATTGCACACAGTTTTGGCCAAGTGGGCATGGGTTTGTCGGTTCAGGCTGCCAGCTGCCATGATTTTGTCGAGAAACTGCGTTTTGCCGAGCTGGTAAAGCAATCGTTTGCAGTATTGGAGCAGGCCAAGCTGCAACGGTTTGATTTAACTGCCGCCGCACCTGCCGTTTTAAATGCGGATTACAGTAGTGGTGTATGCAGCTACAACCGGCAGTTGCCGGCAGAGATGGAAACAGAGGGTGTGGCGGCAGCCCGTTTGTCGCAAGACCAAATTACTTTGGGCAGTCTGCTGACCCGGCAAAACCGTATTTTGGTGTTGCCGGAAGGCGGCAAAGTGCATGCCGGCGTCCATACTGTCAAACTGCACCTGCCGGTGTTCGGCCTGCATATTGCTTTTACTGCGGAGGAAGACACGAGCGGCAAATTCGGCAGACTGGCGGCTGACGGCAGTTTATGGCGTTGTTGGGATTTCAGCCTGCCGGAAACGGTAAATGGCAGTGTGTGGCACGGCTATGCCCGCCGCTATATCAATGCTTATGTGCCGCATTTTGCCGACAATGACGAATGGCTGATGCAGAAATACAGTCCGGTACAGGAGGATATCGGCCAAGAGACGGTTAAAGCAGCAGAACCGAAAACCTTTAACCATCTGGCCTGTGAAGACAGGACTAGTGAAGACGGGCAGCATTTTGTCGGAAAAGTGGCCATTGCTGCTTTAAAAGGCGATGTCGATAACCTGGGCACCATTTTCCAGCAAGGCTTGCAGGCACCCACTTTTGCCAAAATGGCAGCGCTTTCCCGCCAGATGAACCACTTTTTCAGCTTATGGCTGCCGGCCTATTGTGCCGAACATTATCCGAATATCTATACCGTGTTTGCCGGTGGCGATGATTTCTTTCTCATCGGCCCGTGGCTGCAAACACAGAAGCTGGCGGCGGCTATGCGGCAGGCATTCGGACATTATGTGGCGGGTAATGCGCAAATCAGTTTCAGTGCCGGTATCTCGATAACCAAACCCGGCCTGCCTTTGGGCAGATTGGCGGCCGGTGCAGAAGAAGCGCTGGATGCGGCCAAAAGTTTTGTCCACCGGCAATACGGGCAGAAAAACAGTATCTGTGTATACAGTACCGGTGTTTCGTGGCACGAATGGCCGGAAATCGAAGCGGCGGCAGGGCGGATTGGAGAGTTGAAAGAGGCTTATGGTTTAAGTTCAGGTTTTATTTACGATATGCTGCAGTTCTGCCGGGCAGCGGGAGAAGAGCGCAAGGGCAATATTGCCGCCGGTATGTGGCGCAGCCGCTTAGCTTACCGCATCCGCCGTTATGTAAACGACAACAAGTGCATCAGCAGCAAAAACAATGCCTATGCCCAATTGACCGAAGCATTTTATCAAAACGGTATCGAGCGTTTGGAGGCGAAATACCGCATTCCCCTGTTTAACCATTTTTACTTGTTGAGGGCAAAATAA
- a CDS encoding glycosyltransferase, which yields MKILILHKWLVAGGIERVLLFYLPIFKQLNYQVDLLLTYDLGDKNVFRSEIPAQIHVQSVLDTDDSLALERAGKRRKKSLWHKMYYELCKWQCQRQYKTILKQKLRQTDYDLVIDFSECLDKLIRQKFFRLNVPSVRWIHGKLIEAEKNMSEKRYRKYRKIFQGHRKIITICPAMQTKVASELDLNCEMFTTIYNPIDLEAIRQKSLEYIPEIKEKYFLQVSRMVEGKGHLELLEIYAELKQNGVKHKLVLIGDGDYRPVVEQKITELNLTGDCLLLGEIKNPYPYFKQADLFLFTSESEGLGMVLLESLACGTPVISMDCPTGPKDILGNDQYGKLIPMHDKHRFVQAVMELAGDPARYQHYVEQSLKRAEDFSIESISKQIDQLFGQLTGRR from the coding sequence ATGAAGATCTTGATCTTACACAAATGGCTGGTTGCAGGGGGAATAGAGCGGGTTTTGCTGTTTTATCTGCCTATTTTTAAGCAGTTAAATTATCAAGTCGATTTGTTATTAACCTATGATTTAGGCGATAAAAATGTTTTCCGTTCGGAAATTCCCGCGCAGATTCATGTTCAATCAGTATTGGATACTGACGACTCCCTTGCATTGGAGCGGGCGGGAAAACGGCGTAAAAAATCACTATGGCATAAGATGTACTATGAATTATGCAAATGGCAATGTCAGCGGCAATATAAAACAATTTTAAAGCAAAAACTTCGTCAAACCGATTATGATTTGGTGATTGATTTTAGTGAATGTTTGGATAAGCTTATCCGCCAGAAATTTTTTCGATTAAATGTGCCGAGTGTCCGTTGGATACACGGCAAATTAATTGAAGCGGAGAAGAATATGTCGGAAAAGCGTTACCGAAAATATCGCAAGATCTTTCAGGGGCACCGAAAAATCATTACGATCTGCCCGGCCATGCAAACGAAAGTCGCGAGCGAACTGGATTTAAACTGTGAGATGTTCACTACAATTTATAATCCGATTGATTTAGAGGCTATCCGGCAAAAAAGTCTGGAATATATTCCTGAAATAAAAGAAAAATATTTCTTGCAGGTTTCCCGTATGGTGGAAGGGAAAGGCCATTTGGAGCTGTTGGAAATTTATGCAGAATTAAAACAAAATGGGGTGAAGCATAAATTGGTGTTGATTGGTGACGGAGATTACCGCCCTGTCGTAGAGCAAAAAATCACTGAATTAAATCTGACCGGCGACTGCTTATTATTGGGCGAAATCAAAAATCCGTATCCTTATTTCAAACAGGCCGATTTATTTTTATTTACCTCGGAATCCGAAGGGCTTGGAATGGTGCTGCTGGAAAGTTTGGCTTGCGGCACGCCTGTCATTTCCATGGATTGCCCGACCGGGCCGAAAGATATTTTGGGCAATGACCAATATGGAAAACTGATTCCGATGCACGATAAACATCGTTTTGTGCAAGCTGTAATGGAGTTGGCGGGTGATCCGGCTCGTTATCAGCATTATGTTGAACAAAGCCTGAAGCGTGCGGAAGATTTTTCGATTGAAAGCATCAGTAAACAAATCGATCAATTATTTGGGCAACTGACTGGCAGGCGGTAG
- the mfd gene encoding transcription-repair coupling factor: protein MTYPLPAPARKSHWLDLTRGSLPWALARHLPADRLKVILTQDAEQALRIQTAWQFFRPQDRAVFLPDWETLPYERFSPHQDLVSERLAALWQVKSGQADVLVVPVATAMQKLTPVPFLLGRTFWLQTGQTIDIEALRGNLVQAGYSAVSHVVAAGEFAVRGGILDIFPTGAELPYRLDLFGDEIDSIKTFDPDSQRTLAPVSEIRLLPAHEFPTDADAQKIFRARFREEIDGNPNAATVYQAVSDGRFGAGVEYYLPLFFEDGCATLFDYIGENALMACIGDVHTEASRFWADVKSRFAMAQGDETYPPLPPPHLYLSEDQFSGRLKAYGQILPDLNGSSHALPDVAVNRQSETPLAALHAFQTAFDGRILLTAESAGRRETMLGFFAQHGLKPKSVAGWQAFLDSGAPLAITVTPLAYGFQLPPEHLSGSLKTDRQPETPLAVITESELYQYVAKSRSANRRKKHAQVSDGLLRDLAEINIGDPVVHEEHGIGRYMGLVTLDLGGETAEMMLLEYAGGAQLYVPVSQLHLISRYSGQAHENVQLHKLGGGAWTKAKRKAAEKARDTAAELLNLYAQRAAQEGFRFQFNELDYQAFSDGFEYEETEDQAAAIAAVIKDLTQAKPMDRLICGDVGFGKTEVALRAAFVAVMGGKQVAVLAPTTLLVEQHAQNFAGRFADFPVKVAALSRFNSSKATAETLKGMAEGTVDIVIGTHKLVQDDIQFKNLGLVIIDEEHRFGVRQKEQLKRLRANVDILTMTATPIPRTLSMALEGLRDFSLITTAPSRRLAVKTFVKPFSEGSVREAVLRELKRGGQVFFLHNEVETIENMRERLEALLPEARIGVAHGQLRERGLEQVMRDFLQQRFNLLLCSTIIETGIDIPNANTIIINRADKFGLAQLHQLRGRVGRSHHQAYAYLFTPEYLTKDAEKRLDAISAADELGAGFALAMQDLEIRGAGEILGEGQSGEMMQVGLTLYTEMLKQAVRDLKKGRQPDLDAPLGVTTDIKLHSPALLPEDYCPDVHERLVLYKRLATCENEAQINAVHEELVDRFGLPGQPVKTLIESHRIRLIAEEMGIDAVDASGEAVTFTFGKAHSLDPTHIIMLMQQNKNWRMAGPDRLRVAAVSDNIETRIRTVKNLLKQLRV, encoded by the coding sequence ATGACTTACCCCCTCCCCGCACCCGCCCGAAAATCCCACTGGCTTGATCTGACGCGCGGCAGTCTGCCGTGGGCTTTGGCGCGGCATCTGCCCGCAGACCGGCTCAAAGTGATTCTGACCCAGGATGCCGAACAGGCTTTGCGCATTCAGACGGCCTGGCAGTTTTTCCGCCCGCAGGACAGGGCCGTCTTCCTGCCCGACTGGGAAACGCTGCCTTACGAACGCTTTTCGCCGCATCAGGATTTGGTTTCCGAACGGCTGGCCGCGCTGTGGCAGGTCAAAAGCGGGCAGGCCGATGTGCTGGTGGTGCCGGTGGCCACGGCGATGCAGAAACTCACGCCGGTGCCGTTTCTGCTGGGGCGCACGTTTTGGCTGCAAACGGGGCAGACCATAGACATCGAGGCCTTGCGCGGCAATCTGGTGCAGGCCGGTTACAGCGCGGTTTCCCATGTGGTCGCGGCGGGCGAATTTGCCGTGCGCGGCGGGATTCTGGACATTTTTCCGACGGGGGCGGAGCTGCCCTACCGTTTGGATTTGTTCGGCGACGAAATCGACAGCATCAAAACCTTCGACCCCGACAGCCAGCGCACACTTGCGCCCGTTTCCGAAATCCGCCTGCTGCCGGCGCACGAGTTTCCCACCGATGCAGACGCGCAAAAAATTTTCCGCGCCCGCTTCCGCGAGGAAATCGACGGCAACCCGAACGCCGCTACTGTTTATCAGGCCGTCAGCGACGGACGTTTCGGCGCGGGCGTGGAATATTACCTGCCGCTGTTTTTTGAAGACGGCTGTGCCACGCTGTTCGACTACATCGGCGAAAACGCGCTGATGGCCTGCATCGGCGACGTGCACACCGAAGCGTCGCGCTTTTGGGCGGATGTGAAAAGCCGCTTTGCGATGGCGCAGGGCGACGAAACCTACCCGCCTTTGCCGCCGCCGCACCTGTATTTGAGTGAAGACCAATTCTCAGGCCGTCTGAAAGCCTACGGCCAAATCCTGCCCGATTTAAACGGCAGCAGCCACGCGCTGCCCGATGTGGCGGTGAACCGCCAATCCGAAACCCCGCTTGCCGCGCTGCACGCGTTTCAGACGGCCTTTGACGGCCGTATCCTGCTGACCGCCGAAAGCGCGGGACGGCGCGAAACCATGCTCGGCTTTTTCGCCCAACACGGCCTGAAACCGAAAAGTGTGGCCGGCTGGCAGGCGTTTTTGGACAGCGGTGCGCCGCTGGCGATTACGGTAACGCCGCTAGCTTACGGCTTCCAACTGCCGCCGGAACACCTTTCAGGCAGCCTGAAAACCGACAGGCAGCCTGAAACCCCGCTTGCCGTCATTACCGAATCTGAGCTGTATCAATATGTTGCCAAAAGCCGCAGTGCCAACCGGCGCAAAAAGCACGCGCAGGTTTCAGACGGCCTGCTGCGCGATTTGGCCGAAATCAATATCGGCGACCCCGTCGTTCACGAAGAACACGGCATCGGCCGCTATATGGGGCTGGTCACGCTGGATTTGGGCGGTGAAACCGCCGAAATGATGCTGCTCGAATATGCGGGCGGGGCGCAGCTGTATGTGCCGGTATCGCAACTGCACTTAATCAGCCGCTACTCGGGACAGGCGCACGAAAATGTGCAGCTGCACAAACTGGGCGGCGGCGCATGGACGAAAGCCAAACGCAAAGCCGCCGAAAAAGCACGCGATACTGCCGCCGAACTTCTGAATCTCTATGCGCAACGCGCCGCACAGGAGGGCTTCCGATTCCAGTTTAACGAATTGGATTATCAGGCGTTTTCAGACGGCTTCGAATATGAGGAAACCGAAGATCAGGCTGCCGCCATCGCCGCCGTCATCAAAGATTTGACCCAAGCCAAACCGATGGACAGGCTGATTTGCGGCGATGTCGGTTTCGGCAAAACCGAAGTCGCGCTGCGGGCGGCATTTGTTGCCGTGATGGGCGGCAAACAGGTGGCCGTATTGGCACCGACCACGCTGCTGGTCGAACAGCACGCACAAAACTTCGCCGGCCGCTTCGCCGATTTTCCCGTCAAAGTCGCCGCCCTGTCGCGCTTCAACAGCAGCAAAGCCACCGCCGAAACGCTCAAAGGCATGGCCGAAGGCACGGTAGACATCGTTATCGGCACGCACAAATTGGTACAGGACGATATTCAATTCAAAAATTTGGGGCTGGTGATTATCGACGAAGAACACCGCTTCGGCGTGCGCCAGAAAGAGCAGCTCAAACGCCTGCGCGCCAATGTCGATATTTTAACGATGACCGCCACGCCGATTCCGCGCACGCTGAGCATGGCTTTGGAAGGCCTGCGCGACTTTTCGCTGATTACCACCGCCCCCAGCCGCCGTCTGGCGGTGAAAACCTTTGTCAAACCGTTCAGCGAAGGCAGCGTGCGCGAAGCCGTACTGCGCGAACTCAAACGCGGCGGGCAGGTGTTCTTCCTGCACAACGAAGTGGAAACCATCGAAAATATGCGCGAGAGGCTGGAAGCCCTGCTGCCCGAAGCGCGTATCGGCGTGGCCCACGGCCAACTGCGCGAACGCGGGTTGGAACAGGTGATGCGCGACTTTTTGCAGCAGCGGTTCAACCTCCTGCTCTGCTCCACCATCATCGAAACCGGCATCGATATTCCCAACGCCAACACCATCATCATCAACCGCGCCGACAAATTCGGCCTCGCCCAGCTGCACCAGCTGCGCGGCCGCGTCGGCCGCAGCCACCATCAGGCCTACGCCTATCTGTTCACCCCCGAATACCTGACCAAAGACGCGGAAAAACGTCTGGACGCCATTTCGGCGGCCGACGAATTGGGCGCGGGCTTCGCGCTGGCGATGCAGGATTTGGAAATCCGCGGCGCGGGCGAGATTTTGGGCGAAGGCCAAAGCGGCGAAATGATGCAGGTCGGCCTGACGCTGTACACCGAAATGCTCAAACAGGCCGTCCGCGACCTGAAAAAAGGCCGCCAGCCCGATTTGGATGCGCCCCTGGGCGTAACCACCGACATCAAACTGCACAGCCCCGCCCTGCTGCCCGAGGATTACTGCCCCGACGTACATGAACGGCTGGTACTGTACAAACGGCTGGCCACCTGTGAAAACGAAGCGCAAATCAACGCGGTACACGAAGAACTGGTGGACCGTTTCGGCCTGCCCGGGCAGCCGGTCAAAACGCTGATAGAAAGCCACCGCATCCGTCTGATTGCGGAAGAAATGGGCATAGACGCGGTAGACGCTTCGGGCGAAGCGGTAACGTTTACTTTCGGCAAAGCGCACAGTCTCGACCCCACCCACATCATCATGCTGATGCAGCAGAACAAAAACTGGCGCATGGCCGGCCCCGACAGGCTGCGCGTGGCCGCAGTATCGGACAATATCGAAACGCGCATTCGCACGGTGAAAAACCTGCTGAAACAGTTGCGCGTCTGA
- a CDS encoding P-II family nitrogen regulator has translation MKKIEAVIKPFKLDDVREALTDIGITGMTVTEVKGFGRQKGHTEIYRGAEYAVDFLPKIKLELVLADHLAERAVEVIVETAHSGKIGDGKIFILPVEEAVRIRTGERGDAAV, from the coding sequence ATGAAAAAAATCGAAGCCGTTATCAAACCCTTCAAACTCGACGATGTGCGCGAAGCCCTCACCGACATCGGTATTACCGGCATGACGGTAACCGAAGTCAAGGGCTTCGGCCGCCAGAAAGGGCATACCGAAATTTACCGTGGGGCAGAATATGCGGTGGATTTCCTGCCGAAAATCAAATTGGAACTGGTGCTGGCCGATCATTTGGCGGAACGTGCGGTCGAGGTCATTGTCGAAACGGCGCATTCGGGCAAAATCGGCGACGGCAAAATCTTTATTCTGCCGGTAGAGGAAGCGGTGCGTATCCGTACCGGCGAACGCGGCGATGCGGCCGTGTAA
- a CDS encoding TPM domain-containing protein, translated as METNRLKRLWQHWLHPRARVAHHFPQAKLQRVAERIADSEARHLGQIRFVVESRYPTAAVLTGLQPRVRAWQWFGELGVWDTEHNSGVLVYVSFADHAVEIVADRGIGGKAADAEWQAACDVMLRAFRRGDYIEGLKLGLIEVDAILQRHLPCDGSARPDELPNEVVLR; from the coding sequence ATGGAAACAAACCGTCTCAAACGGCTCTGGCAGCACTGGCTGCATCCGCGCGCACGGGTAGCGCATCATTTTCCGCAAGCGAAGCTGCAACGCGTGGCCGAACGGATTGCCGATTCGGAAGCGCGCCATTTGGGGCAGATCCGTTTTGTGGTCGAATCACGCTATCCGACGGCGGCCGTTCTCACCGGCCTGCAGCCGCGTGTACGCGCCTGGCAGTGGTTCGGCGAATTGGGCGTGTGGGACACCGAACACAACAGCGGCGTGCTGGTGTATGTGTCCTTTGCCGATCATGCGGTGGAAATTGTGGCCGACCGCGGTATCGGCGGCAAAGCGGCAGATGCCGAGTGGCAGGCGGCCTGTGATGTCATGCTGCGTGCCTTTCGGCGCGGCGACTATATCGAAGGCCTGAAACTCGGTTTGATTGAAGTAGATGCGATTTTGCAGCGTCATCTGCCGTGCGACGGTTCGGCGCGGCCGGACGAGTTGCCCAACGAAGTCGTTTTGCGTTAG
- a CDS encoding YgcG family protein, whose amino-acid sequence MHAVLRKTGFFLLLCLTSCLLFAADLTPVPALTAPVMDTAGMMSAQGREMLDTRLRQYSREKGSQIVVLTVPAVAPETPFDYAARVMADWQPGRKGIDDGVLLLLVRDERKTHLAVGRGLEGAIPDVYAKRILEDVLRPYLQQGQTDEGIAAAVGQIEKLIAGEALPEAERADESAGVDWFLILFLPFFLTGFLQAVCGRFLGSLATGGLVFLAVGLTGGGLLIAVLAAAGSAVLALALGSGAFVSAGNGRGRGSRGGWHGGGFGGGGFGGGGFGGGGGSFGGGGASGGW is encoded by the coding sequence ATGCACGCTGTTTTACGCAAAACTGGCTTTTTCCTGCTGCTGTGCCTGACTTCCTGCCTGCTGTTTGCCGCCGATTTGACGCCGGTTCCCGCACTGACCGCGCCGGTGATGGACACGGCCGGTATGATGAGCGCGCAGGGGCGGGAAATGCTGGACACGCGGCTGCGGCAGTACAGTCGGGAAAAAGGCAGTCAGATTGTGGTTTTAACCGTACCGGCGGTTGCGCCGGAAACGCCGTTCGACTATGCGGCGCGGGTGATGGCCGACTGGCAGCCCGGCCGCAAAGGCATTGACGACGGCGTTTTGCTGCTGCTGGTGCGCGACGAGCGCAAAACGCATCTGGCGGTGGGGCGCGGTTTGGAGGGTGCGATTCCCGATGTTTACGCCAAGCGGATTCTGGAAGACGTGCTGCGCCCCTATCTGCAACAGGGGCAAACCGATGAAGGCATTGCCGCCGCCGTAGGGCAGATTGAAAAACTGATTGCGGGCGAAGCCCTGCCGGAAGCGGAACGGGCAGATGAGTCCGCAGGTGTGGACTGGTTTTTGATACTGTTCCTGCCGTTTTTCCTGACCGGTTTTTTGCAGGCGGTATGCGGACGTTTTTTGGGCAGTCTGGCCACCGGAGGACTGGTTTTTCTGGCGGTCGGCCTGACGGGGGGCGGTCTGCTGATTGCCGTTTTGGCGGCGGCAGGCAGTGCGGTTCTGGCTTTGGCATTGGGCAGCGGGGCGTTTGTTTCGGCCGGTAACGGGCGCGGACGCGGTTCGCGCGGCGGCTGGCACGGCGGCGGATTCGGCGGAGGTGGTTTTGGCGGTGGCGGATTCGGCGGCGGAGGTGGCAGCTTCGGCGGCGGCGGTGCATCAGGAGGTTGGTAA
- a CDS encoding LemA family protein, which produces MLKKWTAAAVLSVSLLSGCGYNTMQTQDEAANAAWSEVLNQYQRRADLIPNLVNTVKGYAAHEEQVFTAVTEARSKVGSIQMTADDAADADKLKQYAQAQGELSSALSRLLVVSENYPQLKADQNFRDLQAQLEGTENRVGLARNQYIKAVQTYNTTLRRFPQNITAKIFGMQPRPQFTVENEAAVSNAPKVQF; this is translated from the coding sequence ATGTTGAAAAAATGGACGGCTGCGGCCGTATTGAGCGTATCGCTGCTGAGCGGCTGCGGATACAACACCATGCAGACCCAAGACGAGGCGGCCAATGCCGCATGGTCGGAAGTGCTGAACCAGTACCAGCGGCGCGCCGATCTGATTCCGAATCTGGTCAATACCGTCAAAGGCTATGCCGCACACGAAGAACAGGTATTCACGGCGGTCACCGAAGCGCGCAGCAAAGTAGGCAGCATTCAGATGACGGCCGATGATGCGGCCGATGCGGACAAACTCAAACAGTACGCACAGGCGCAGGGCGAATTGAGCAGCGCGTTGTCGCGTCTGCTGGTGGTATCGGAAAACTATCCGCAACTGAAAGCCGATCAGAATTTCCGTGATCTGCAAGCCCAGTTGGAAGGCACGGAAAACCGCGTCGGCTTGGCGCGCAACCAGTATATCAAGGCGGTTCAGACTTATAATACGACGCTGCGCCGGTTCCCGCAGAATATCACCGCCAAGATTTTCGGTATGCAGCCGCGCCCGCAGTTTACGGTGGAAAACGAAGCGGCCGTTTCCAATGCACCCAAAGTACAGTTTTGA
- the trpB gene encoding tryptophan synthase subunit beta — protein sequence MIQEQLNALVCPDSDGLFGRHGGKIGHPELARALAEIETGFRKIVCDADFIAQMQRLRTTYVGRPSPIYHARTLSERGADIYLKREDLNHTGAHKINHCIGEVLLAKKLGKKKVIAETGAGQHGVALATASALLGLKCEIHMGVVDMAKEHPNVSRMKILGAEIVPVSAGAGTLKEAVDSAFASYMAQLDDSMFAIGSVVGPAPYPEMVAYFQSIVGHEAREQFQTAYGGLPDEVVACVGGGSNALGLFNAFIDDKDVALVGVEPAGEGLDKPGRHAATLTLGKFGHIQGFNCYYLQETDGTPAAVHSIASGLDYPGVGPQHCHLKDSGRARYETVTDAECLDAFMVLSREEGIIPALESSHAVAYALRRAAELGPGRRLLVNLSGRGDKDIDFVLERLAQQTD from the coding sequence ATGATTCAGGAACAGTTAAACGCATTGGTCTGCCCCGATTCAGACGGCCTGTTCGGCCGTCACGGCGGCAAAATCGGCCACCCTGAGCTGGCACGTGCGCTGGCGGAAATCGAAACGGGTTTCCGGAAAATAGTCTGCGATGCGGATTTTATTGCACAAATGCAGCGGCTGCGTACCACTTATGTCGGCCGCCCCAGCCCGATTTATCATGCGCGCACGCTGTCCGAACGCGGTGCGGACATTTATCTGAAACGCGAAGACTTGAACCACACAGGCGCGCACAAAATCAACCACTGTATCGGCGAAGTCTTGCTGGCGAAAAAGCTGGGCAAGAAAAAAGTGATCGCCGAAACCGGTGCGGGACAGCACGGCGTGGCCTTGGCGACTGCCTCGGCGTTATTGGGTTTGAAATGCGAAATCCATATGGGCGTGGTCGATATGGCCAAAGAACACCCCAATGTGTCGCGCATGAAGATTCTGGGTGCGGAAATCGTGCCGGTATCGGCGGGTGCGGGTACGCTGAAAGAAGCAGTGGACAGCGCGTTTGCATCGTATATGGCGCAGTTGGACGACAGTATGTTTGCCATCGGATCGGTGGTCGGCCCTGCGCCTTATCCCGAAATGGTGGCTTATTTCCAATCCATTGTCGGCCACGAAGCGCGCGAACAGTTTCAGACGGCCTACGGCGGCCTGCCGGACGAAGTGGTTGCCTGTGTGGGCGGCGGCTCGAACGCGCTGGGCTTGTTCAATGCCTTTATCGACGACAAAGATGTCGCGCTGGTAGGCGTCGAACCGGCAGGCGAAGGGCTGGACAAACCCGGCCGCCACGCCGCCACCCTGACTTTGGGCAAGTTCGGCCATATTCAGGGCTTCAACTGCTACTACCTGCAAGAGACCGACGGCACCCCTGCCGCCGTGCATTCCATTGCTTCCGGTTTGGATTACCCCGGCGTCGGCCCGCAGCACTGCCATCTGAAAGACAGCGGCCGTGCCCGCTATGAAACGGTCACCGATGCGGAATGTCTCGATGCCTTTATGGTTTTGTCGCGCGAAGAGGGCATTATTCCCGCGCTCGAATCGTCGCACGCCGTGGCATACGCATTGCGCCGTGCAGCCGAATTGGGGCCGGGCAGACGGTTGCTGGTCAATCTGTCGGGAAGGGGTGACAAAGACATTGATTTTGTGCTGGAACGGTTGGCACAGCAGACGGACTGA